From the Lolium rigidum isolate FL_2022 chromosome 2, APGP_CSIRO_Lrig_0.1, whole genome shotgun sequence genome, one window contains:
- the LOC124688844 gene encoding pathogenesis-related protein 1-like, which yields MEYSPKLALLFVLASAMAAAVVMAQNSQQDFVDLHNAARADVGVERLAWNNTVAAWAQEYAETHLSDCKLEHSPAGRPYGENLYGGAGGGASWSAVDAVNSWVSEKAGYDHSSNTCLTEPCGHYKQVVWRRSTEIGCARVVCNSGDGVFIICSYYPPGNYPGQSPY from the coding sequence ATGGAGTACTCGCCGAAGCTTGCACTGCTCTTCGTTCTGGCGTCCGCGATGGCGGCCGCCGTCGTCATGGCCCAAAACTCGCAGCAGGACTTCGTGGACCTCCACAACGCTGCGCGCGCCGACGTGGGCGTCGAACGGCTCGCCTGGAACAACACCGTGGCAGCGTGGGCGCAGGAGTACGCGGAGACGCATCTCAGCGACTGCAAACTTGAGCATTCTCCGGCGGGCCGGCCGTACGGCGAGAACCTCTACGGAGGAGCCGGCGGTGGGGCTAGCTGGTCGGCGGTGGACGCCGTGAACTCGTGGGTGTCGGAGAAGGCGGGCTACGACCACAGCAGCAACACCTGCTTGACGGAGCCATGCGGGCACTACAAGCAGGTGGTGTGGCGCAGGTCGACAGAGATCGGCTGCGCCCGCGTGGTCTGCAACAGCGGCGACGGCGTTTTCATCATCTGCAGCTACTACCCACCGGGCAACTACCCTGGGCAGAGCCCCTACTAG